One Lysinibacillus sp. OF-1 DNA segment encodes these proteins:
- the nadB gene encoding L-aspartate oxidase, with protein MDVKADVLIIGSGIAALQAALLLEEHFQVQIVTKSSLYMSSSYRAQGGIAAVTSEKDHIEHHIADTLKAGEYHHEKKHVTTLIEDGTKIMQKYLKTGLPIDRHVDGKPALGLEGAHSHHRILHAGGDRTGQIFIDYLLHKLSPKTKVNCYEMAYELLRNTDGDCIGALTKGQKGITRYLAHHVILATGGAGALYSSTSNYPTNTGDGIALAFRAGAAISDMEFMQFHPSLLWCENEAKGLVSEAVRGAGGIFVDAQRQPIMTGLHAQLDLAPRHITALALFKKRAAGEETFIDITNIQNFEMKFPTIAQLCYDNQVYLQDGLIPVAPGSHFLMGGVIADDKGRTTIPNLYAVGEVACTGVHGANRLASNSLLEGITFGQRMAQFIIQHGCHQKNFTHNHHQCAEIMPSLFSKQQLQQYMMQFLGIVRNVNDLQHFIQQLPSLQSLLYTNLKGLEQAELELFMMHVVATLMAHAAITRTETRGAHIRTDKLEMDAHWASRWIIFSQGQMKVRNSLYEYHQTRGNAQAIF; from the coding sequence ATGGATGTAAAGGCAGATGTCCTTATAATCGGCAGTGGAATTGCTGCACTTCAAGCTGCTTTACTGCTCGAAGAACATTTTCAAGTACAAATTGTTACAAAATCATCTCTTTATATGAGTAGTTCTTATCGTGCACAAGGTGGCATCGCTGCTGTTACAAGTGAGAAAGATCATATTGAACACCACATTGCTGATACATTGAAAGCTGGAGAATATCATCACGAGAAAAAACATGTTACTACACTCATAGAAGATGGCACTAAAATCATGCAGAAATATTTAAAGACTGGTCTCCCTATCGATCGTCATGTTGATGGAAAACCGGCTCTAGGACTCGAAGGGGCACATAGTCATCATCGTATTCTACATGCAGGTGGTGATCGTACTGGTCAAATTTTCATAGATTACTTACTTCATAAACTTTCGCCTAAAACAAAGGTGAATTGCTATGAAATGGCTTATGAGCTTTTACGGAATACAGATGGTGACTGCATAGGCGCACTTACCAAAGGACAAAAAGGCATTACACGCTATTTGGCCCATCATGTCATTTTAGCGACAGGTGGTGCAGGTGCACTCTATTCAAGCACATCTAATTATCCAACCAATACAGGTGACGGCATCGCGTTAGCATTTCGCGCAGGTGCTGCCATCAGTGATATGGAATTTATGCAGTTCCACCCTAGTCTGCTTTGGTGTGAAAATGAGGCGAAGGGATTAGTTTCCGAAGCTGTTCGAGGTGCTGGTGGCATCTTTGTGGATGCACAGCGTCAGCCCATTATGACAGGCTTACATGCCCAACTTGACTTAGCACCAAGACATATTACGGCACTTGCACTTTTTAAAAAACGTGCTGCTGGTGAGGAGACGTTTATTGATATTACTAACATTCAAAATTTTGAAATGAAATTCCCAACAATTGCTCAGCTTTGCTATGACAATCAAGTTTATTTACAAGATGGCTTAATTCCTGTAGCTCCAGGAAGTCATTTCTTAATGGGGGGCGTTATTGCTGATGACAAAGGAAGAACCACTATACCTAATCTATATGCAGTGGGGGAAGTTGCCTGTACAGGTGTCCATGGTGCGAACCGTTTAGCAAGTAACTCCCTATTGGAAGGTATTACGTTTGGGCAAAGAATGGCTCAGTTCATCATTCAACATGGTTGCCATCAAAAAAATTTCACACATAACCACCATCAATGTGCTGAAATAATGCCATCTTTATTTAGCAAACAGCAGTTACAGCAATACATGATGCAGTTTTTAGGCATCGTGCGAAACGTTAATGACTTGCAGCATTTTATTCAGCAATTACCCTCCTTGCAATCACTTCTTTATACGAATCTAAAGGGTCTAGAACAAGCTGAATTGGAACTATTTATGATGCATGTTGTTGCAACATTAATGGCACATGCTGCAATTACACGAACGGAAACGCGTGGTGCTCATATTCGTACGGATAAATTAGAAATGGACGCACACTGGGCAAGTCGTTGGATTATTTTTTCGCAAGGCCAAATGAAAGTGAGGAACTCATTGTATGAATATCATCAAACTCGAGGAAATGCTCAAGCAATTTTTTAA
- the nadC gene encoding carboxylating nicotinate-nucleotide diphosphorylase, translated as MNIIKLEEMLKQFFNEDLGDGDLSSEYIFSAEQQGSFSFYAKENGVFCGALIIEYGFHLLDRSIKIQLLKKDGETVKTGDVLAVVKGPLQKLLIGERVILNLIQRMSAIATATHHAVRETAGTHAKICDTRKTMPGLRMLDKYAVRIGGGFNHRNGLYDAIMLKDNHIAFAGSITKAVQAARAKVGHTVKIEVEIETKDQLEEAIIAGADIIMFDNRSPEEIRAWLPTVPSSIVTEASGGITLENLKAYAQSGVQFISLGSLTHSVKAFDISALVQMKGDHSLVHN; from the coding sequence ATGAATATCATCAAACTCGAGGAAATGCTCAAGCAATTTTTTAATGAGGATTTAGGTGATGGGGATTTATCGAGTGAATATATCTTTTCAGCTGAACAGCAGGGATCATTTTCTTTTTATGCTAAAGAAAATGGGGTTTTCTGCGGGGCGCTCATTATTGAGTATGGCTTTCACTTACTCGATCGATCAATAAAAATCCAACTTCTAAAAAAAGATGGAGAGACAGTAAAGACCGGTGATGTGCTTGCTGTGGTAAAGGGACCCTTACAAAAATTATTAATAGGTGAGCGCGTTATATTAAATCTTATTCAGCGTATGTCCGCTATTGCGACGGCGACCCATCATGCCGTTCGAGAAACAGCTGGTACGCATGCGAAAATATGTGATACGCGTAAAACCATGCCTGGATTGCGTATGCTGGATAAATATGCTGTTAGAATCGGTGGTGGCTTTAATCATCGTAATGGCCTGTATGATGCCATCATGCTAAAGGATAACCACATTGCCTTTGCTGGTAGCATTACAAAAGCTGTTCAGGCTGCTAGAGCAAAAGTCGGTCATACTGTAAAAATCGAAGTGGAAATTGAAACAAAGGACCAGCTAGAAGAAGCCATCATTGCTGGAGCAGATATTATTATGTTTGATAACCGTAGTCCAGAAGAAATACGAGCATGGCTTCCCACTGTCCCTTCTTCTATTGTGACAGAGGCATCAGGAGGCATCACACTTGAAAATTTAAAGGCCTATGCACAATCAGGTGTTCAGTTTATTTCACTTGGTTCATTAACGCATTCCGTTAAAGCCTTTGACATTAGTGCACTCGTTCAAATGAAAGGAGATCATTCCCTTGTCCATAACTAG
- the nadA gene encoding quinolinate synthase NadA: protein MSITSLLQQTTLLPEHYRALSVKEMESRILSIKQKLGSKLFIPGHHYQKDEVIQFADATGDSLQLAQLSAANKEAEHIVFCGVHFMAETADMLTTKQQHVYLPDMRAGCSMADMADIYQTEQAWPILQQLFGDTIIPLTYVNSTAAIKAFTGRHGGACVTSSNAKELVQWAFTQKQRIFFLPDQHLGRNTAYDLGIPLKNMAVWNPHKNILETNEPLENIQVILWKGHCSVHEGFTVHHTEVVRKEHPTMQIIVHPECSREVVAAADDAGSTKYIIETINRAPSGSSWAIGTEMNLVNRIMKQHPDKHIISLNENFCPCLTMNRIDLPHLLWSLESIEQGQPHNRIQVDEYTTAEALSSLERMLARG, encoded by the coding sequence TTGTCCATAACTAGTTTATTACAACAAACGACACTACTTCCAGAGCATTACCGGGCATTATCCGTAAAGGAAATGGAATCTCGTATTTTATCAATAAAGCAAAAATTAGGATCTAAACTATTTATACCAGGACATCATTATCAAAAAGATGAAGTCATTCAATTTGCAGATGCAACTGGTGATTCCCTACAGTTAGCTCAATTATCTGCCGCAAACAAGGAAGCTGAGCATATCGTATTTTGCGGTGTGCATTTTATGGCTGAAACTGCTGATATGCTGACAACGAAGCAGCAACATGTCTATTTACCAGATATGCGTGCAGGTTGTTCAATGGCTGATATGGCTGATATTTATCAAACAGAACAAGCATGGCCGATTCTTCAGCAACTCTTTGGTGATACAATTATCCCGCTAACTTATGTCAATTCAACTGCTGCCATTAAAGCCTTTACGGGAAGACATGGTGGTGCCTGTGTCACTTCATCGAATGCTAAGGAGCTTGTTCAATGGGCATTTACACAAAAACAGCGTATTTTCTTTTTACCTGACCAACATTTAGGAAGAAATACTGCCTATGATTTAGGTATTCCACTTAAAAATATGGCTGTTTGGAATCCCCATAAGAATATTCTTGAAACAAATGAGCCGCTTGAGAACATTCAGGTTATTCTATGGAAAGGTCATTGCTCTGTACATGAAGGATTTACGGTTCACCATACGGAGGTTGTTCGCAAAGAACATCCAACTATGCAAATTATTGTTCACCCTGAATGCAGTCGTGAAGTTGTAGCAGCTGCTGATGATGCAGGTTCCACAAAATACATCATTGAGACAATCAATCGTGCACCAAGCGGATCGTCATGGGCTATTGGAACAGAAATGAATCTTGTCAATCGCATAATGAAGCAGCATCCAGATAAACATATTATCTCTTTAAATGAAAATTTTTGTCCTTGCTTAACAATGAATCGCATTGACCTTCCCCATCTGTTGTGGAGCTTAGAAAGTATTGAGCAGGGGCAACCACATAACCGTATCCAAGTAGATGAATATACTACAGCTGAAGCACTTAGCTCTCTCGAAAGAATGCTAGCACGAGGATAA
- a CDS encoding VOC family protein, which translates to MAFQSKNIFINLPVKDLNKSINFFKELGFEFNQQFSDETTASMIISENIFALMMVEERFKGFSKKEITNTTTSAEAILCLSAENREQVDQLVNKALASGGKSYSEPQDHGFMYGWGFQDVDGHIWEVVYMDENALNQE; encoded by the coding sequence ATGGCTTTTCAATCGAAAAATATTTTTATCAATTTACCAGTGAAAGATCTAAACAAATCCATCAACTTCTTTAAGGAACTAGGTTTTGAGTTCAATCAACAATTTAGCGATGAGACTACAGCCTCAATGATTATTAGTGAAAATATCTTCGCATTAATGATGGTGGAAGAACGATTCAAAGGGTTTAGTAAGAAGGAAATTACAAATACTACTACGTCTGCAGAAGCAATTTTATGTCTATCTGCTGAAAATCGAGAGCAAGTAGATCAATTAGTAAATAAGGCACTGGCCTCCGGTGGTAAATCTTATAGTGAACCCCAAGATCATGGGTTTATGTATGGCTGGGGATTTCAGGATGTAGATGGGCATATCTGGGAAGTAGTTTATATGGATGAAAATGCATTGAATCAAGAGTAA
- a CDS encoding DMT family transporter yields MEQPKIHPYIPIVIGVISVSMSAIFVKLASAEAGIIAFYRMLFSVLIMAPLFLRKYTKELTALRRRDWLFSSVAGIFLAFHFILWFESLNYTSVASSTVLVTLQPLFAFVGTYFFFKEKITKKTIVAGTIAIVGSVLISWGDFKVSGTAFYGDILALIACALATAYFLLGQDVRKRLSLMTYTMVVYVVCTITLLFYVLIKGESFGPYSSMDWLWFFLLALVPNLLGHTLFNWSIKYVSTNVVSIAILFEPVGAALLALLIFKEYLIMTQIIGGLIVLAGILLFVIDVKKIFNFFTKNA; encoded by the coding sequence TTGGAGCAACCTAAAATTCATCCATACATCCCAATCGTAATTGGTGTTATTTCAGTATCCATGTCCGCTATTTTTGTGAAATTAGCATCAGCGGAAGCTGGCATCATAGCTTTTTATCGTATGCTATTTTCTGTTTTAATAATGGCACCGTTATTTTTGAGGAAGTATACAAAGGAGTTAACAGCTTTAAGGAGACGTGATTGGTTATTTTCTTCAGTTGCGGGAATCTTTTTAGCTTTCCATTTTATTTTATGGTTTGAATCACTCAACTATACTTCAGTAGCAAGCTCTACAGTTTTGGTGACATTACAGCCGTTGTTTGCATTTGTGGGAACATACTTTTTCTTTAAAGAGAAGATAACAAAGAAAACGATCGTTGCAGGTACCATCGCTATAGTAGGCAGTGTGTTAATCAGTTGGGGGGATTTTAAAGTAAGTGGAACAGCTTTTTATGGAGATATACTTGCGCTCATTGCTTGTGCGCTTGCTACGGCTTATTTTCTATTAGGACAGGATGTGCGTAAAAGATTATCTTTAATGACGTATACGATGGTTGTGTATGTTGTGTGTACCATTACTTTACTTTTTTATGTATTGATTAAAGGAGAATCTTTTGGTCCATACTCTTCGATGGATTGGTTATGGTTTTTCTTATTAGCGTTAGTCCCTAATTTATTGGGTCATACTCTATTTAATTGGTCTATTAAATATGTTAGTACGAATGTTGTTTCAATCGCTATATTATTTGAACCTGTAGGGGCAGCTCTTTTAGCCTTGCTGATATTTAAAGAGTATTTGATTATGACACAAATCATTGGTGGATTGATTGTATTAGCAGGGATTCTATTGTTTGTCATCGATGTTAAAAAGATTTTTAATTTTTTTACGAAAAATGCTTGA